From the Primulina tabacum isolate GXHZ01 chromosome 15, ASM2559414v2, whole genome shotgun sequence genome, one window contains:
- the LOC142527694 gene encoding CASP-like protein 2A1 produces the protein MSKESAIPVGSSPAEMGANEVDGSGSAMRTVETLLRILPMVLCVVALVVMLKNSQSNEYGSLSYSDLGAFRYLVHASGICAGYSLLSAIAAAVSRQTNFSMAWAFFLLDQLLTYIILAAGAISTEVVYLAYKGDTAITWSETCSSFGGFCRKATASIAITFIVTLCYAGLSLISAYRLFSKFEAPVAYTDKGIEIATFQT, from the exons ATGAGCAAAGAGAGTGCGATTCCAGTAGGTTCTTCCCCGGCAGAAATGGGTGCGAATGAGGTAGATGGAAGCGGCTCCGCCATGCGCACGGTGGAGACGCTGCTTAGGATTCTTCCGATGGTCCTTTGTGTGGTGGCGCTTGTTGTCATGCTTAAGAATTCACAGAGTAACGAGTACGGCTCCTTGTCTTATTCCGATCTTGGAGCCTTCAG aTATTTGGTGCATGCGAGTGGGATTTGTGCCGGCTACTCACTTCTGTCGGCTATTGCAGCGGCGGTCTCCCGGCAGACCAACTTCTCCATGGCGTGGGCTTTCTTTCTCCTCGACCAG CTGCTCACTTACATCATCCTTGCGGCGGGAGCCATATCTACTGAAGTGGTGTACTTAGCATACAAAGGCGACACAGCCATAACGTGGAGTGAGACTTGCAGCTCGTTCGGCGGGTTCTGCCGCAAGGCCACTGCATCCATAGCCATCACGTTCATCGTAACCCTTTGTTATGCTGGCCTTTCACTCATTTCCGCCTACAGGCTTTTCAGCAAATTCGAAGCACCCGTTGCATACACTGATAAAGGGATTGAAATCGCCACATTTCAGACTTGA